In a genomic window of Wyeomyia smithii strain HCP4-BCI-WySm-NY-G18 chromosome 1, ASM2978416v1, whole genome shotgun sequence:
- the LOC129717334 gene encoding uncharacterized protein K02A2.6-like: MPDEPFDENSSPWELAALEANSVDFVTEGEIREATNQDATLTEVSVAIESGEWPGHLNRLRSVKDELYLKNGIVLKGGRVVIPRSLREKTLRVAHEGHPLTAKLKAILRERVWWPGMPGDAEKWVKSCQHCAVNGRPEKPTPMKRTVVPRTAWETIALDFNGPYAKFGGIYILVIVDYRSRYLIARPVKSTSFEVTKRVLEEIFDKEGFPESMKSDNGPPFNGEDYKQYCHERGIKTIFSTHFFPQQNGLVENYMKVINKSMAIAVSTGSDYNEELQAAIRAHNSASHTVTKVPPEEIMRGRRIKRGLPLFDCGQTNHDDDALNKRDREMKLKAKEREDIRRGARKCQLKPGDTVIIERQLRSKGISRFGTQRYTVMEERNGNLLLTYDDGRTLKRHVSQTKKVSEWPDQPRSTGRSHQEDENNKPLERAVRDRRSPKYLQDFVRNFDTIQHWHK; the protein is encoded by the coding sequence ATGCCAGATGAGCCATTCGATGAAAATTCTAGCCCGTGGGAGCTTGCGGCTCTTGAAGCAAACAGTGTGGATTTTGTAACAGAGGGTGAAATCCGTGAGGCGACAAATCAAGACGCAACCCTAACCGAAGTCTCCGTTGCCATAGAGTCAGGAGAATGGCCAGGTCATCTGAACAGGCTTCGTTCAGTGAAAGACGAACTGTATCTGAAGAATGGGATTGTTCTGAAGGGAGGTCGAGTGGTAATCCCCAGATCGCTGCGAGAGAAAACGCTGAGAGTAGCTCACGAAGGTCATCCATTGACAGCTAAACTGAAGGCCATACTACGGGAGCGCGTATGGTGGCCCGGAATGCCAGGAGATGCTGAAAAGTGGGTCAAATCCTGCCAACATTGCGCAGTCAACGGTAGACCAGAGAAACCTACTCCGATGAAGCGTACCGTAGTCCCAAGGACTGCCTGGGAGACCATCGCTCTGGATTTTAATGGCCCTTACGCCAAGTTCGGAGGAATATATATCCTCGTTATCGTCGATTACCGTTCACGATACCTTATCGCCCGGCCCGTCAAGTCGACTAGCTTCGAGGTGACGAAACGAGTGCTAGAAGAAATCTTTGATAAAGAAGGTTTTCCGGAGAGCATGAAAAGTGATAACGGGCCCCCATTTAACGGGGAAGACTATAAACAATATTGTCACGAGCGGGGGATTAAAACCattttttcaacacatttctTCCCGCAACAAAACGGTTTGGTTGAAAATTACATGAAAGTAATCAACAAATCCATGGCCATAGCGGTCTCCACTGGCTCAGATTATAATGAAGAACTACAAGCTGCTATTCGAGCGCACAATTCCGCATCTCACACCGTAACAAAAGTTCCTCCCGAGGAAATCATGCGAGGTAGAAGAATCAAACGTGGATTGCCTCTCTTTGATTGTGGTCAAACAAATCACGACGACGACGCTCTCAACAAGAGGGATCgtgaaatgaaactgaaagcCAAGGAACGGGAGGACATTCGACGTGGTGCCCGGAAATGCCAACTGAAACCTGGAGATACGGTGATCATAGAACGGCAGTTGCGGTCAAAAGGTATTTCGCGATTTGGCACACAACGATATACAGTGATGGAAGAAAGGAATGGAAACTTGTTGCTTACATATGATGATGGGCGCACATTAAAACGACACGTCTCCCAGACAAAGAAGGTGTCTGAATGGCCTGATCAACCGAGATCTACGGGCAGATCCCATCAAGAGGACGAGAATAACAAACCGCTTGAACGAGCTGTTAGGGACAGAAGAAGTCCCAAGTATTTGCAAGATTTTGTTCGCAATTTTGATACCATCCAACACTGGCATAAGTaa